CGAAGCCCTTCATCATCCGGGCGGCCAGGACGTCCCACTTGCGGACGAATTCGCGATAGGCGTCCGCGTCGGCCTCACCGCAGGCGGAGGCGATGCTGGCGCAGGTCGCGTCGAGGTCGCGGCTGAAGACGATCGGCGGCGCGTCGGTGCCCGGCTGGGCGGGGGCGAACCCCCACGGATCACAATCCACGTACCGCAGTCCGTGGGCGGCCAGGTCCAGTTCCTCGGGGATACCGGTGTGCCTGATCATCAAGTGGGCTGATGAGCCGCGATCCGTGCGGTGCCCGGGGTAACGCTCGACCGTGGAGGTGGCACCGCCCAGGACCGTGTCCTTCTCCACCACGTGGACGTCGAGCCCGGACCGGGCGAGATAGGCGGCGCAGACCAGACCATTGTGGCCGGAGCCGACCACCACGACGTCATGACGATTGTTCACGCGGGCCTCCGTGCTGGGAAAGGGGGAGCGGACGCGAGAGTACGGCGAACGGCCTGGCATCGCCTTCGAACCTGTACGCCCTGAGCACATCGGTGAAGCCCATCGACCGGTACAACCGCCACGCCCCGTTGGCCTCGTCGGGGACCTCGGGGGTCGAGAGCAGCACAGATCCCTCCGGTCGGCCTGTCAGGAACCGCCGGAGCAGGGCTGTCCCTATGCCGTGCCCCTGGTAGCGGGGGGACACGTGGAGTTCCGTGAGTTCGACGTAGTCCGCCGGCAACGCCAGATCCTGTTCTCGCAACCCTCGTGCCACCTGCTCGTACCACCACTGTCCAGGGGCGCCCCGGTAGCCGTAACAGATGGCGACTAGGGGCCCCCGGGCGTGTCCGAGAAGGCGCCGCCGCGGTGCCTCGAACGCCGCGACCCCCGACCACCCGTCCCGGTGGCTGTGCTCCATCCACGCGGGGGCGCGCGATCGGATCACCTGGGACGGGTATCCCATGGCGTCGACGTAGACACCGAGCGCCTCCGGCAGTCGGTCACGGAATTCCCCGGCGTCCAGGCTGGCGATCACGGTGTCCATCCTTGTCATCTCATCACGTACGGGCGCTCGCGACCGTGAGTTGTGTCGGACCCCGCCTATACCGTGCGGGCAGAAGGGGAGGTGCAGCGGAGATGGGTTCGAGAATCGGAGTTCGTGCGCCGGGCGGGGGTGCCATCGGGTCCCTCGGTCGGGCGGGTCGCGCCGAGATGCACCGTGGCCGCGCGCTGGCCGCATCGTCGCCCGCCGACCGGTTTCTCGAGTCGTACCGGGCCGCGCGTTCCGCCGCAGCGGCGCTCCTGGCCCCGGGGCCGCGTCGACGTGGACCGTCTGACGTGTGGCACCGGCTCGCCGCCGAAGTCCCCGAACTGGCGGAATGGGCCTCCGCCTTCGGCGGGTATTCGGTTCTGGCCGCCGCTGTGGAGGACGGTCTTCCCCGCACCGTGACACCGAGGATGGCGGACGATTTCCTCTGGGCCGTCGGGCGGTTCCTGGACCTCGTGGACGAGCGGCTGGGGGTTCTGGGTCCGGCAGCATGAGGCCGAGGGCGACTCGTGGGGCGACCTTCCGGTGCATACACGGAATCTCGGTGGTCACCACCGCGTTGCGCTCGTATGATGGGGGGAACCCTTGACCGGCTGATCCCCGTAGACGGTCGACGTCATACGGCCAAGCCGGCCGAGCTCGTAGCCACGAGCGTTCTGAGGAGGTCGAAGTGCCCCTGTCCGAGCACGAGCAGCGCATGCTCGACGAGATCGAAAGCGCGCTCTACGCCGACGACCCCAAGTTCGCGTCGTCTGTTCGAAAGACTGGTGGGACCGGTGGTCGACGTCCTGCCGGGCTGGTGGTGATCCTCGGTCTCGTGGGGGTGGCGCTCCTGGTGGGCGGACTGGCACTCGACTTCAAGCCGGGCGGTTTCCCCGTCCTCAGTCTCGTGGGTTTCCTCGTGATGTTCGCGGCGGGCGTGTTGGCGATGCGCTCGGCTCCGTCCAAGCGCTCGTCGTCGACCGGTTCCGCAGGCGGAGCCCGGGTGCCCGGCACGGGTAAGGCGTCCTCGAAGGGCGCTGAGGGGCAGAGCTACTCGTCTCGCATGGAGGACCGCTTCCGCCGTCGTTTCGAGCAATAGTCAACTAGGACCGACCACGTCCCGGGAGGGGCGAGCGCATCCGCGCTCGCCCCTCCCGCCTATTTTCTGGGCTCCGGGGCGCTCGGCGTCGAGGTGCCCCACCATTCTTCCCCCTGTCTCTCCACTTCGCCCCACCATGTGGCCATTGATTGCCCCTCCTGTCTGAAATAGTCACAGAGGCCCCAGAAGTTCAACCGAAGTCGGTGTCCGCGGCAGGGTTCTTTTCCTCCTCGTTCGCTGTGCTGCGTCTTGTCTGGTGGGGTTGAACTGCATAGATGCACGACGGTGGGGAGAAGTGGGTCGCAGACCTTGTTTGTGGGGCGTTGTGGGGTACAGTGGGGGACGCGAGGAGCTCGAAGGGGCCTGAACCCAGGAGGTGGCGGGTGACCGACACCAACCCCACCGACTCCGAGCGCGAACGAGCCTTTGTCGGGTACGGGACGCACCGTCCCAAGCTCGACGACAAGGGGCGGCTGACGATCCCCGCGAGATTCAGGCCAGGCCTGGCGGACGGGGTGGTGGTGTGTGGGTGGTTCACCAACACGCTCTCGGTCTTCCCGGAAAGCGAGTTCGACGCGCTGGTCAGAAAGGTCCGGCCGACCGCCAACCTCAGTGAGAGGCACATGGCGTTCTTCCGGCTCCTGGTGAGCGGCGCGGAGGTCCAGCAGCTCGACTCGCAGGGGC
This Dietzia psychralcaliphila DNA region includes the following protein-coding sequences:
- a CDS encoding GNAT family N-acetyltransferase, encoding MDTVIASLDAGEFRDRLPEALGVYVDAMGYPSQVIRSRAPAWMEHSHRDGWSGVAAFEAPRRRLLGHARGPLVAICYGYRGAPGQWWYEQVARGLREQDLALPADYVELTELHVSPRYQGHGIGTALLRRFLTGRPEGSVLLSTPEVPDEANGAWRLYRSMGFTDVLRAYRFEGDARPFAVLSRPLPLSQHGGPREQSS
- a CDS encoding SAV_6107 family HEPN domain-containing protein, producing the protein MGSRIGVRAPGGGAIGSLGRAGRAEMHRGRALAASSPADRFLESYRAARSAAAALLAPGPRRRGPSDVWHRLAAEVPELAEWASAFGGYSVLAAAVEDGLPRTVTPRMADDFLWAVGRFLDLVDERLGVLGPAA
- a CDS encoding DUF3040 domain-containing protein, translating into MPLSEHEQRMLDEIESALYADDPKFASSVRKTGGTGGRRPAGLVVILGLVGVALLVGGLALDFKPGGFPVLSLVGFLVMFAAGVLAMRSAPSKRSSSTGSAGGARVPGTGKASSKGAEGQSYSSRMEDRFRRRFEQ
- a CDS encoding division/cell wall cluster transcriptional repressor MraZ → MTDTNPTDSERERAFVGYGTHRPKLDDKGRLTIPARFRPGLADGVVVCGWFTNTLSVFPESEFDALVRKVRPTANLSERHMAFFRLLVSGAEVQQLDSQGRVSIPASQRNYAGLGKDCVVNGLGERLEVWDAEAWDRYSAENLPVFSEMEGTSLGIEF